The following are encoded together in the Gammaproteobacteria bacterium genome:
- a CDS encoding ABC transporter permease has translation MREDSKPNRWLTAALLAPTSMWFLFLLILPLIVILVFSFGERAAVGGYAGGFTLEQYANLPSRLKAFQNTMLIAPLGTLLSLIVAYPLAYYLALRVSRRFKLLLLVLVIVPFWTSLLVRTYAWIFILGGRGIPTLLEFIGIEGVRLINTPGAVLVGIVYGYLPLMVFPIFVSLEKLDKSLLEASSDLGGSPFKTFMQITLPLSMPGIATGCMLVFILLMGEFLIPAFLGGGKVFFIGNALVDLFLQSRNWPFGAAVSVTLVVIMLITVSLYMRMMMRSKTGRDESLM, from the coding sequence ATGAGAGAAGACAGTAAGCCGAACCGCTGGCTAACAGCTGCTTTGTTAGCTCCCACTTCAATGTGGTTCCTGTTCCTGCTGATCTTACCTCTCATCGTTATCCTGGTTTTCAGTTTTGGTGAACGCGCGGCGGTAGGAGGATATGCCGGCGGTTTTACGCTTGAACAGTATGCCAATCTTCCTTCACGCCTGAAGGCATTCCAGAACACGATGTTAATTGCCCCTTTGGGGACTTTGTTGAGCCTGATTGTGGCTTACCCGCTGGCCTACTATCTGGCTTTGAGAGTGAGCCGACGATTTAAACTCCTTCTGCTTGTCCTGGTAATAGTGCCCTTCTGGACCAGCCTGCTGGTACGCACCTATGCCTGGATTTTCATCCTGGGCGGACGCGGCATCCCGACATTGCTGGAGTTCATCGGCATCGAGGGTGTGCGGCTGATCAATACCCCGGGCGCGGTCCTGGTGGGCATTGTCTATGGTTATCTGCCGTTGATGGTGTTTCCCATATTTGTCTCGCTGGAAAAACTCGACAAGAGCCTGTTGGAAGCCTCCAGTGATTTGGGAGGCTCGCCATTTAAAACCTTTATGCAAATCACGCTGCCTCTGTCGATGCCAGGAATAGCAACCGGCTGCATGCTGGTGTTTATCCTGTTGATGGGAGAATTTCTGATCCCGGCGTTTCTTGGCGGCGGCAAGGTGTTCTTCATTGGCAATGCGCTGGTCGATTTATTCCTGCAGTCGCGCAACTGGCCTTTTGGCGCCGCGGTATCGGTCACGCTGGTAGTCATCATGCTGATCACGGTCAGCCTGTATATGCGGATGATGATGCGCAGTAAAACTGGCCGCGACGAATCGTTGATGTAA
- a CDS encoding spermidine/putrescine ABC transporter substrate-binding protein: MSKTNDDNKPISAKKFMKYFRSYQNGSISRRHFLGVTGLGTAMTVMGTAVPSLWSGKAHAFGDLGDRLVFSTWPNYWNQVNLDEFSELTGVHIQVNAFGSNEEMLAKLQAGGTGWDVFVPTNYTISNYVALDLIEELDLSRIPNYDAAANNPKFAGPATVNGKVYCVPKNWGTTGFIVNTKKIKSKPKSWKDFFDVTMGKGSGHTIVHDYQLTTIGAALCALGYSFNSIDAKELAEAEALLVKSKPHLFAITSDYQPGIRSGDAWMSICWNGDGTQLNNDLPEMEYVIATDGGEIWSDFYAIPKGAPHRDAAYAFINYMQDPYIQARDAAVHGYAPTDARAIALQPDALANDPILHPAAELMNGLEFGAAQTLTDPIRAEVIARFKSA; this comes from the coding sequence ATGAGTAAAACTAACGATGATAATAAACCGATAAGCGCCAAAAAGTTCATGAAGTATTTTCGCAGCTATCAGAATGGCTCAATTTCACGCAGGCATTTTCTGGGCGTAACCGGGCTAGGTACGGCAATGACCGTAATGGGCACGGCCGTGCCATCGCTGTGGTCAGGCAAGGCCCACGCATTTGGTGACCTGGGCGACCGCCTGGTATTTTCCACCTGGCCGAACTACTGGAACCAGGTCAACCTGGATGAATTTTCCGAATTGACGGGCGTGCATATCCAGGTCAATGCGTTTGGTTCGAATGAAGAAATGCTGGCCAAGTTACAGGCTGGCGGGACGGGTTGGGATGTTTTCGTGCCGACCAACTACACGATTTCCAACTATGTCGCGCTCGACCTGATCGAGGAGCTGGATTTGTCCCGCATCCCCAATTACGATGCCGCGGCCAACAACCCAAAATTCGCCGGTCCCGCTACGGTAAACGGTAAGGTGTATTGCGTGCCGAAGAACTGGGGAACCACGGGATTTATCGTCAATACCAAGAAAATCAAGAGCAAGCCCAAGTCCTGGAAAGATTTCTTCGATGTAACCATGGGCAAGGGCTCCGGTCATACCATTGTGCATGATTACCAGCTGACCACCATCGGCGCGGCACTGTGTGCACTGGGCTATTCATTCAATTCGATTGATGCCAAAGAACTGGCCGAGGCTGAAGCACTGCTGGTCAAATCCAAGCCGCATCTGTTCGCTATAACCTCTGATTATCAGCCAGGTATTCGCAGCGGTGACGCATGGATGTCGATCTGCTGGAACGGCGACGGCACCCAGCTCAACAATGATCTACCGGAAATGGAGTACGTGATCGCGACCGATGGTGGCGAGATCTGGTCGGACTTCTACGCGATTCCAAAAGGTGCACCTCATCGGGATGCCGCCTATGCTTTCATCAACTACATGCAGGACCCCTATATTCAGGCTCGAGACGCCGCGGTTCATGGCTATGCGCCTACCGATGCCCGTGCGATTGCGTTGCAGCCAGATGCGTTGGCTAATGATCCTATTCTGCATCCTGCGGCAGAGCTGATGAATGGCCTCGAATTTGGGGCAGCACAGACACTGACCGACCCGATCCGCGCCGAGGTCATAGCGCGTTTCAAGTCTGCCTGA
- a CDS encoding ABC transporter ATP-binding protein → MVDQSNSPRDIDIEFRGVTKRFEDVVAVDDISLSVERGAFFSFLGPSGCGKTTSLRLIAGFDQPTQGEVFIGGSSVVGIPSHKRPVNMVFQHYALFPHMDVAENIGYGLRQRNPKPAKQEVSKRVDETLELVRLGGYGKRRVWELSGGQQQRVALARALINHPTCLLLDEPLAALDRKLRREMQIELQTLQREVGITFILVTHDQEEALSMSDRICIMRDGHIVQSGSPRELYDEPINRYVADFVGKSNFFSGEVVETNGSSVTVKFDSGQVLTGKKPKEAPGLGNGSKASIAVRPEMISIKSADETDTNSSIAVKGRVMNRIFLGEHSEYLVATEGYGDVMVLSPKSIEHSSRSFSPDDMVSLSWRSDAALVLGDA, encoded by the coding sequence TTGGTCGATCAATCCAATAGTCCACGTGATATTGATATCGAGTTTCGCGGTGTTACCAAACGCTTCGAAGACGTCGTGGCGGTTGACGACATATCCCTTAGCGTCGAGCGTGGTGCCTTCTTCAGTTTCCTGGGCCCATCCGGTTGTGGTAAGACTACTTCACTGCGACTGATTGCCGGTTTTGATCAACCCACGCAAGGAGAAGTTTTTATCGGCGGTAGCTCGGTTGTTGGAATCCCGTCGCACAAACGGCCGGTAAACATGGTGTTCCAGCACTACGCCCTGTTCCCGCATATGGATGTTGCTGAAAATATTGGCTACGGCTTGCGTCAGCGCAACCCGAAACCTGCCAAACAGGAAGTTAGCAAAAGGGTGGATGAAACCCTGGAATTGGTGCGGCTCGGCGGATACGGCAAGCGCAGGGTCTGGGAATTATCCGGCGGACAGCAACAAAGAGTGGCGCTGGCACGCGCGCTCATTAACCACCCGACCTGTTTGTTACTCGATGAACCCCTGGCAGCACTAGACCGCAAACTGCGTCGCGAAATGCAGATTGAATTGCAAACGCTGCAAAGAGAAGTCGGTATTACCTTTATCCTGGTGACGCATGACCAGGAAGAGGCGCTGTCGATGAGCGATCGCATTTGCATCATGCGCGACGGCCACATCGTCCAGTCCGGCAGCCCGCGTGAACTTTACGATGAACCGATCAATCGCTATGTGGCCGATTTTGTCGGCAAGAGCAATTTTTTCAGTGGCGAAGTCGTCGAGACCAATGGCTCGAGCGTCACGGTAAAATTTGATTCCGGCCAAGTGCTTACTGGTAAAAAACCAAAAGAAGCACCAGGCCTCGGTAACGGGAGCAAGGCCAGCATTGCCGTGCGGCCCGAAATGATTTCTATCAAATCTGCAGATGAAACAGATACCAATTCCAGCATCGCCGTAAAAGGACGGGTGATGAACCGGATTTTTCTGGGTGAGCACTCGGAATACCTGGTTGCAACCGAAGGATACGGTGACGTAATGGTGCTATCTCCAAAATCCATTGAACACAGCAGTAGAAGTTTTTCGCCAGACGATATGGTCTCCCTAAGCTGGAGATCCGATGCTGCGCTGGTGCTTGGAGATGCTTAA
- a CDS encoding helix-turn-helix transcriptional regulator, whose amino-acid sequence MANNSGRAKKIDLGNATWISLLSQCIDSIGRDQFTDTLLSALKSITDFDYSVSFAYHQNEKPICLFHTFSPAERVVFVDDYLKGPYLLDPFFKACGRKVDTGLYRLQDIAPDRFLQSEYYRSYYVRTGLAEEICYTFYLPNDVAVVISLMRSGESQRFSAREFRLLESVVPIVSSLAQRHWQAVPDWFEVDSTDQEPGDNPTIIENTVGAVFGPRITPRETQVVAQVLEGHSSESIAKSLGISAGTVRIHRRNIYAKLDISSQQELFSIFFQKIRTVRT is encoded by the coding sequence ATGGCGAATAATTCCGGGCGAGCGAAAAAGATCGACCTGGGAAACGCCACCTGGATCTCTTTGTTATCCCAATGTATCGATTCGATCGGTAGGGATCAATTCACCGACACCCTGCTCAGCGCACTTAAATCCATTACCGATTTCGACTACTCGGTTTCCTTCGCCTATCACCAGAACGAAAAGCCGATCTGCCTGTTCCACACCTTTTCACCTGCCGAACGGGTCGTATTTGTCGATGACTACCTGAAGGGCCCCTATTTGCTCGATCCGTTTTTCAAGGCCTGCGGGCGCAAGGTCGATACCGGGCTTTACCGGTTGCAGGATATCGCGCCCGATCGTTTCCTGCAAAGCGAGTATTATCGTTCCTACTACGTACGTACCGGGCTCGCCGAGGAAATCTGTTACACCTTTTACCTGCCGAACGACGTCGCGGTGGTTATCTCGTTAATGCGCTCGGGTGAAAGCCAGCGTTTCTCGGCGCGTGAATTCAGGTTGCTGGAGAGTGTGGTGCCGATCGTCAGTAGTCTGGCGCAGCGTCACTGGCAGGCCGTGCCCGACTGGTTTGAAGTCGACTCGACCGACCAGGAACCGGGTGACAATCCGACCATCATCGAAAATACGGTGGGCGCTGTTTTCGGCCCGCGCATCACACCACGGGAAACCCAGGTAGTCGCGCAGGTACTTGAAGGACATTCGTCGGAATCGATTGCAAAAAGCCTCGGGATATCCGCGGGCACAGTACGCATTCACCGCAGAAACATTTACGCCAAGCTCGATATTTCTTCGCAGCAGGAACTGTTTTCAATTTTTTTTCAAAAAATCAGAACGGTGCGCACATAA
- a CDS encoding SDR family oxidoreductase: MTNDSNTGIDQTGNRPGRLAGKTAVITGGAAGMGRTTSLAFAREGARVAILDIQKEAGEETVQMIRDEGGTAEFIETDVSDAGQVDAAFDRVAETLGAYNVLFNHAGTITVKPLHESTEDDYDRLMDINVRSAFLVCRRAVKEMSDNGGGSIVITASIASELGYALESLYCMTKGAVLQLARAISVEYRDQGIRCNAVCPGFVKTAHGLREISELDQAGQEWEEGALADAQGRICEPEEVSSAVVFLASDEASFITGNALYVDNGWYAKG; encoded by the coding sequence GTGACTAACGACAGCAACACTGGTATCGATCAAACCGGTAATCGCCCCGGCCGTCTGGCTGGAAAAACTGCGGTCATCACCGGTGGGGCCGCCGGCATGGGGCGCACCACTTCGCTGGCTTTCGCCAGGGAGGGCGCCCGCGTCGCCATCCTGGATATTCAGAAGGAGGCCGGCGAGGAAACCGTGCAGATGATTCGCGATGAGGGTGGCACGGCAGAGTTTATCGAGACCGATGTGTCCGACGCGGGACAGGTGGATGCCGCCTTCGATCGGGTTGCCGAAACCCTCGGGGCCTACAACGTGCTGTTCAATCACGCCGGCACCATTACCGTGAAGCCGCTGCACGAATCGACCGAGGATGACTACGATCGTTTGATGGATATCAACGTACGCTCCGCCTTTCTGGTGTGCCGTCGCGCGGTCAAGGAGATGAGCGATAACGGCGGCGGTTCAATCGTCATTACCGCGTCGATTGCCTCGGAGCTTGGTTATGCACTCGAGTCGCTCTACTGCATGACCAAGGGCGCAGTGTTACAGCTCGCACGCGCGATCTCGGTTGAATACCGGGACCAGGGAATTCGTTGTAACGCGGTTTGCCCCGGATTCGTCAAGACGGCGCATGGTCTACGCGAAATCAGTGAGCTGGACCAGGCTGGGCAGGAGTGGGAAGAAGGGGCACTCGCCGACGCGCAAGGGCGCATCTGCGAACCCGAAGAAGTTTCCTCGGCAGTGGTATTTCTGGCCTCGGACGAGGCCAGCTTTATTACCGGCAACGCGCTGTATGTCGACAATGGCTGGTACGCAAAAGGCTAG
- a CDS encoding universal stress protein — translation MKLLVALDLSESTELIMKEAEEVAKKMSAQVWILHNAEPAPDVLEFRADPQAARDSLAEKFHREHRQIQEIAKRLRKEGLEATALLVHGPTVEVILKEASDLDVDMIVVGSHGRGAVYHLIMGSVSEGILHKSRCPVLIVPTRKSA, via the coding sequence ATGAAGCTGCTGGTGGCATTAGACCTTTCCGAATCAACGGAGTTAATTATGAAAGAAGCGGAAGAAGTAGCTAAAAAAATGTCAGCCCAAGTATGGATTCTGCATAACGCAGAGCCGGCGCCGGACGTCCTTGAATTCAGAGCGGACCCGCAAGCTGCTAGAGATTCGCTCGCGGAAAAATTCCACCGTGAGCATCGCCAGATTCAGGAGATAGCAAAGCGATTACGCAAAGAAGGCCTGGAAGCAACGGCGCTCCTTGTGCACGGGCCAACGGTAGAAGTAATTCTTAAGGAGGCCTCGGATCTGGACGTAGATATGATCGTTGTGGGTTCTCATGGACGAGGCGCGGTCTATCATCTTATTATGGGAAGCGTTAGCGAAGGGATTCTCCATAAATCCCGATGCCCGGTCCTCATTGTCCCAACGCGTAAAAGTGCCTGA